In Streptantibioticus cattleyicolor NRRL 8057 = DSM 46488, a genomic segment contains:
- a CDS encoding aliphatic sulfonate ABC transporter substrate-binding protein, whose translation MRLTHRDLHPVAARPARLLTAAAAVPLLLVALAGCGYGSKADAGTAAAPSGGSGKKLSTGTVKIGFFANVTHATPLVGLKEGLFQKELGGTKVSQRTFNAGPSEIEALNAGSIDIGWIGPSPAINGYVKSHGRSLRIISGATSGGASLVVDPAKIRGVDDLKGKKIASPQLGNTQDVALLNFLAGKGFHVDATTGRGDVTVERLDNATTPTSYKSGAIDGAWVPEPTASKLVAAGAKTLVDERTLWKGGQFVATNVVVSQSFLKDHPDVVEAVLRASVNTNAWIKANPDRAATDVNAQLGALTGKPLPAAVIASAFKNIQVTDDPLAASLQEEADHAVKAGLLKAPDLKGIYDLAPLNKVLKAAGHPTVSDAGLSAH comes from the coding sequence GTGCGCCTCACCCACCGCGACCTCCATCCCGTCGCCGCCCGACCCGCCCGGCTGCTGACCGCCGCCGCCGCTGTGCCGCTGCTCCTGGTCGCCCTGGCCGGCTGCGGCTACGGTTCCAAGGCGGACGCCGGCACCGCCGCCGCCCCGTCCGGGGGCTCCGGCAAGAAGCTCTCCACCGGCACCGTGAAGATCGGCTTCTTCGCCAACGTCACCCACGCCACCCCGCTGGTCGGGCTCAAGGAGGGCCTGTTCCAGAAGGAGTTGGGGGGCACCAAGGTCTCGCAGCGGACGTTCAACGCCGGCCCGTCGGAGATCGAGGCGCTCAACGCGGGCTCCATCGACATCGGCTGGATCGGCCCGTCGCCGGCCATCAACGGCTACGTCAAGTCGCACGGCCGCAGCCTGCGCATCATCTCCGGGGCCACCTCCGGCGGCGCCTCGCTGGTGGTCGACCCGGCGAAGATCCGCGGCGTCGACGACCTCAAGGGCAAGAAGATCGCCAGCCCGCAGCTGGGCAACACCCAGGACGTGGCGCTGCTCAACTTCCTGGCCGGCAAGGGCTTCCACGTGGACGCCACCACCGGCCGCGGCGACGTCACCGTCGAGCGGCTGGACAACGCCACCACCCCGACCTCGTACAAGTCCGGGGCGATCGACGGCGCCTGGGTGCCGGAGCCGACCGCCTCCAAGCTGGTGGCCGCGGGCGCGAAGACGCTGGTGGACGAGCGGACGCTGTGGAAGGGCGGCCAGTTCGTGGCCACCAACGTCGTGGTCTCCCAGTCGTTCCTCAAGGACCACCCCGACGTGGTGGAGGCCGTGCTGCGCGCCTCGGTGAACACCAACGCGTGGATCAAGGCCAACCCGGACCGGGCGGCCACGGACGTCAACGCCCAGCTGGGCGCGTTGACCGGCAAGCCGCTGCCCGCCGCCGTCATCGCCTCGGCGTTCAAGAACATCCAGGTCACCGACGACCCGCTGGCCGCCAGCCTCCAGGAGGAGGCCGACCACGCGGTCAAGGCGGGGCTGCTCAAGGCGCCCGATCTGAAGGGCATCTACGACCTGGCACCGCTGAACAAGGTCCTCAAGGCCGCCGGCCACCCCACCGTCTCCGACGCGGGCCTGTCCGCGCACTAA
- the cysC gene encoding adenylyl-sulfate kinase codes for MRAARLMKRQENEMSVTERGATIWLTGLPSAGKTTVARALAERLRGEGHRAEVLDGDEIREFLSAGLGFTRADRDTNVQRVGFVAQLLASHGVKALVPVIAPYADSREAVRKRHEQHGTPYLEVHVATPVEVCSVRDVKGLYAKQAAGELSGLTGVDDPYEAPEAPDLRLHTHDRTVAESAEALNALLRERGLA; via the coding sequence ATGCGGGCTGCACGGCTGATGAAGCGTCAGGAGAATGAGATGAGCGTGACGGAACGGGGGGCCACGATCTGGCTCACCGGGCTGCCCAGCGCCGGCAAGACCACCGTCGCCCGCGCGCTGGCCGAACGGCTGCGGGGCGAAGGACACCGCGCCGAGGTGCTCGACGGGGACGAGATCCGCGAGTTCCTCTCCGCCGGGCTGGGCTTCACCCGGGCCGACCGGGACACCAACGTCCAGCGCGTCGGCTTCGTCGCCCAACTGCTGGCGTCCCACGGCGTCAAGGCGCTGGTGCCGGTCATCGCGCCGTACGCGGACAGCCGGGAGGCGGTGCGCAAGCGCCACGAGCAGCACGGCACCCCGTACCTGGAGGTGCACGTGGCCACCCCGGTGGAGGTCTGCTCGGTCCGCGACGTCAAGGGGCTCTACGCCAAGCAGGCGGCCGGCGAGCTGTCCGGGCTGACCGGGGTGGACGACCCGTACGAGGCCCCCGAGGCCCCCGACCTGCGTCTGCACACCCACGACCGGACGGTGGCCGAGTCCGCCGAGGCACTCAACGCGCTGCTCAGGGAGAGGGGACTGGCGTGA
- a CDS encoding class F sortase, whose amino-acid sequence MSTASPPNPADGAGGEEASVRSRYRGPVAIAVAAVCGAALIHNGAADDHGPPQPGRAAALASPSPSARPSGAAREDRGRPGDEESASGADGDDEAGPAAARPLPYAEPLRIRIPRISVDAPVMKVGLDDDGWIAAPPPEDTNLTAWYKDAASPGERGTAVIDGHVDNVHGPSVFYGLGALRKGDRIEVARGDGRTAVFTIYGIEVFAKDHFPGDRVYGDIGKPELRVITCGGGYTKKHGYAGNVVVFARLTGVRAVE is encoded by the coding sequence ATGTCCACCGCGAGCCCCCCGAACCCCGCGGACGGCGCCGGCGGGGAGGAAGCGTCGGTACGCAGCCGCTACCGGGGGCCGGTGGCGATCGCGGTGGCCGCGGTGTGCGGGGCGGCGCTGATCCACAACGGCGCGGCCGACGACCACGGCCCCCCGCAGCCCGGCCGGGCCGCGGCGCTGGCGTCCCCCAGTCCGTCGGCGCGTCCGTCCGGCGCGGCGCGGGAGGACCGGGGGCGGCCGGGGGACGAGGAGAGTGCCTCCGGCGCGGACGGCGACGACGAGGCGGGTCCGGCGGCGGCCCGTCCGCTGCCGTACGCCGAGCCGCTGCGGATCCGCATCCCGCGGATCTCGGTGGACGCGCCGGTGATGAAGGTGGGCCTGGACGACGACGGCTGGATCGCGGCGCCGCCGCCGGAGGACACCAACCTCACCGCCTGGTACAAGGACGCGGCCTCCCCCGGCGAACGCGGCACCGCGGTCATCGACGGCCACGTGGACAACGTGCACGGCCCGTCCGTCTTCTACGGCCTGGGCGCGCTGCGCAAGGGCGACCGGATCGAGGTGGCCCGCGGCGACGGGCGCACCGCGGTCTTCACCATCTACGGCATCGAGGTCTTCGCCAAGGACCACTTCCCCGGCGACCGGGTCTACGGCGACATCGGCAAGCCGGAGCTGCGGGTGATCACCTGCGGCGGCGGATACACCAAGAAGCACGGATACGCCGGGAACGTGGTGGTCTTCGCCCGGCTGACCGGGGTGCGTGCCGTCGAGTGA
- a CDS encoding phosphoadenylyl-sulfate reductase, translated as MTGTGVDGRTDAELKALAERAGRDLEDADALDVLGWAARTFGPRWCVTSSMEDAVVAHLASRAAPGVDVVFLDTGYHFPETIGTRDAVAAVMDVNVITLTPRRTVAEQDAEYGPRLHDRDPDLCCALRKVRPLEEGLRGYQAWATGLRRDESPTRAGTPVVGWDERRRKVKISPIARWTQDDVDAYVAEHGVLTNPLLLDGYPSIGCAPCTRRVLEGEDARAGRWAGRAKTECGLHG; from the coding sequence ATGACCGGAACCGGAGTGGACGGCCGCACCGATGCGGAGCTGAAGGCCCTGGCCGAGCGGGCCGGGCGCGACCTGGAGGACGCCGACGCGCTCGACGTCCTCGGCTGGGCCGCGCGCACCTTCGGCCCGCGCTGGTGCGTGACCTCCTCCATGGAGGACGCCGTGGTGGCCCATCTGGCCTCCCGCGCCGCCCCCGGGGTGGACGTGGTCTTCCTCGACACCGGCTACCACTTCCCGGAGACCATCGGCACCCGGGACGCGGTGGCCGCGGTGATGGACGTCAACGTCATCACGCTGACGCCGCGGCGGACGGTGGCCGAGCAGGACGCCGAGTACGGGCCGCGGCTGCACGACCGCGACCCCGACCTGTGCTGCGCGCTGCGCAAGGTCCGGCCGCTGGAGGAGGGGCTGCGCGGCTACCAGGCGTGGGCCACCGGGCTGCGCCGCGACGAGTCGCCGACCCGGGCCGGCACCCCGGTGGTCGGCTGGGACGAGCGGCGCCGCAAGGTGAAGATCTCCCCGATCGCCCGCTGGACCCAGGACGACGTCGACGCCTACGTGGCCGAACACGGCGTGCTGACCAACCCGCTGCTGCTGGACGGCTACCCCTCCATCGGCTGCGCGCCGTGCACCCGCCGGGTGCTGGAGGGCGAGGACGCCCGCGCCGGACGGTGGGCGGGGCGCGCCAAGACCGAATGCGGGCTGCACGGCTGA
- a CDS encoding amino acid permease gives MAKLRAGRGALRRKPIETPEAGEVAAGERLSRSLGLWQLTAIGVGGIIGAGVFTLAGTVANGTAGPAVLVSFLIAGIASAAAAFSYAEFAGLIPMAGSAYTYGYAVLGEVVGWFIGWDLLLEYTAIVAVVAIGISGYFDFLLGQAGLKLPAWLLGAPGTGPGHRVDLFAAVLCLLIAALLNLGIRSAARFETVVVGVKVLVVLLVIAVGFLHVHTANYTPFFPYGLGGAFTGAATVFFAVFGYDAMSTAAEESKDAQRQMPKAILLSLAISMVLYVLACLVLTGMQNYRSIDPKSGFSSAFKSVGLDAVADVVAVGAIIGILTVMFTFMLGVTRVWYSMSRDGLLPPWFAHTHPTRHVPTRVTWIVGVAAAAIASFVPIGTAAELTNIGILLAFVVVCVAVLVLHYKRPDLPRTFRCPAKPVVPALGALFSLWLITFLHWETWLRFAVWFLIGLLVYAGYSYRHSGLAGRDRDAGPTS, from the coding sequence ATGGCCAAACTCCGGGCGGGACGAGGCGCACTGCGCCGCAAGCCGATCGAGACACCCGAGGCGGGCGAGGTGGCCGCCGGGGAACGGCTCAGCCGGTCCCTGGGGCTGTGGCAGCTCACCGCCATCGGGGTGGGCGGCATCATCGGCGCCGGCGTCTTCACCCTGGCCGGCACCGTGGCCAACGGCACCGCGGGCCCCGCCGTCCTCGTCTCCTTCCTGATCGCCGGCATCGCCAGCGCCGCCGCGGCCTTCTCCTACGCCGAGTTCGCCGGGCTCATCCCGATGGCCGGCTCCGCCTACACCTACGGCTACGCCGTCCTCGGCGAGGTGGTCGGCTGGTTCATCGGCTGGGACCTGCTGCTGGAGTACACCGCGATCGTCGCCGTCGTCGCCATCGGCATCTCCGGCTACTTCGACTTCCTGCTCGGCCAGGCCGGGCTCAAGCTCCCCGCCTGGCTGCTCGGGGCGCCCGGCACCGGCCCCGGCCACCGGGTCGACCTGTTCGCCGCCGTGCTCTGCCTGCTCATCGCCGCGCTGCTCAACCTGGGCATCAGGAGCGCCGCCCGCTTCGAGACCGTGGTCGTCGGCGTCAAGGTCCTGGTGGTGCTGCTGGTGATCGCCGTCGGCTTCCTGCATGTCCACACCGCCAACTACACCCCGTTCTTCCCCTACGGACTCGGCGGCGCCTTCACCGGCGCGGCCACCGTGTTCTTCGCCGTCTTCGGCTACGACGCGATGAGCACCGCCGCCGAGGAGTCCAAGGACGCGCAACGCCAGATGCCCAAGGCGATCCTGCTGTCGCTGGCCATCTCCATGGTGCTCTACGTGCTCGCCTGCCTGGTGCTCACCGGGATGCAGAACTACCGCTCCATCGACCCCAAGAGCGGCTTCTCCTCGGCGTTCAAGTCGGTCGGCCTCGACGCGGTCGCCGACGTGGTCGCCGTCGGCGCCATCATCGGCATCCTCACCGTGATGTTCACCTTCATGCTCGGCGTCACCCGGGTGTGGTACTCGATGAGCCGGGACGGGCTGCTGCCGCCGTGGTTCGCCCACACCCACCCCACCCGCCACGTGCCGACCCGGGTGACCTGGATCGTCGGCGTCGCCGCCGCGGCCATCGCCAGCTTCGTCCCCATCGGCACCGCCGCCGAGCTGACCAACATCGGCATCCTGCTGGCCTTCGTGGTGGTCTGCGTGGCCGTCCTCGTCCTCCACTACAAACGCCCCGACCTGCCGCGTACCTTCCGCTGCCCGGCCAAGCCGGTGGTCCCCGCGCTCGGCGCGCTCTTCTCGCTGTGGCTCATCACCTTCCTGCACTGGGAGACATGGCTGCGGTTCGCGGTGTGGTTCCTGATCGGTCTGCTGGTCTACGCCGGCTACTCCTACCGCCACTCGGGGCTGGCCGGCCGCGACCGGGACGCCGGCCCCACCTCCTGA
- a CDS encoding nitrite/sulfite reductase: protein MATIDETAEVAPSRRKAGRHRGEGQWAVGHFTPLNGNEQVKKDDDGLNVRTRIETIYAHRGFDSIDPADLRGRMRWWGLYTQRKPGIDGGKTAVLEPEELDDRYFMMRVRVDGGRLTVAQLRAIGEVSQTYARGTADITDRQNIQLHWVRIEDVPDIWRKLESVGLSTTEACGDCPRVIIGSPVAGIAADEIIDGTPAIEEIERRYIGSKEFSNLPRKFKTAISGSPAQDVVHEINDVAFVGVVHPEHGPGFDLWVGGGLSTNPRLGERLGAWVPLAEVPEVWAGVTGIFRDYGYRRLRNRARLKYLMADWGPEKFRRVLQDEYLGRELLDGPAPAEPSSRWRDHVGVHRQKDGRYYVGFAPRVGRVDGATLTKVADLAAAHGSDRLSTTVEQKMIVLDVAEDQVDSLVAGLEALDFQVTPSPFRRGTMACTGIEFCKLAIVETKGRGAALIDELERRLPEFDEPITVNLNGCPNACARIQTADIGLKGQLVLDDEGRQVEGYQVHLGGALGLRAGFGRKVRGLKVTAAELPDYIERVLRRYLAERTAGERFADWTARASEEALS, encoded by the coding sequence ATGGCCACCATCGACGAGACCGCCGAGGTCGCACCATCCCGCCGCAAGGCCGGCCGCCACCGCGGCGAGGGCCAGTGGGCCGTCGGCCATTTCACCCCGCTCAACGGCAACGAGCAGGTCAAGAAGGACGACGACGGTCTCAATGTGCGGACGCGTATTGAGACGATCTACGCGCACCGCGGCTTCGACTCCATCGACCCGGCCGACCTGCGCGGCCGGATGCGCTGGTGGGGGCTGTACACCCAGCGCAAGCCCGGCATCGACGGCGGCAAGACCGCGGTGCTGGAGCCGGAGGAGCTGGACGACCGCTACTTCATGATGCGGGTGCGCGTCGACGGCGGGCGGCTGACGGTGGCCCAGTTGCGCGCGATCGGCGAGGTCTCGCAGACCTACGCCCGCGGCACCGCCGACATCACCGACCGGCAGAACATCCAGCTGCACTGGGTGCGCATCGAGGACGTGCCGGACATCTGGCGGAAGCTGGAGTCCGTGGGGCTGTCCACCACCGAGGCGTGCGGCGACTGCCCCCGGGTGATCATCGGCTCCCCGGTGGCCGGGATCGCCGCCGACGAGATCATCGACGGCACCCCGGCGATCGAGGAGATCGAGCGGCGCTACATCGGCAGCAAGGAGTTCTCCAACCTGCCGCGGAAGTTCAAGACCGCGATCTCCGGCTCGCCGGCGCAGGACGTGGTCCACGAGATCAACGACGTTGCCTTCGTCGGCGTGGTCCACCCCGAGCACGGCCCCGGCTTCGACCTGTGGGTCGGCGGCGGCCTGTCCACCAACCCGCGGCTGGGCGAACGGCTGGGCGCCTGGGTGCCGTTGGCCGAGGTGCCCGAGGTGTGGGCCGGGGTCACCGGGATCTTCCGCGACTACGGCTACCGGCGGCTGCGCAACCGGGCCCGGCTGAAGTACCTGATGGCCGACTGGGGCCCGGAGAAGTTCCGCCGGGTGCTCCAGGACGAGTACCTGGGGCGCGAACTCCTCGACGGCCCCGCGCCGGCCGAGCCCTCCAGCCGCTGGCGCGACCACGTCGGGGTGCACCGGCAGAAGGACGGCCGCTACTACGTGGGCTTCGCCCCCCGGGTCGGCCGGGTCGACGGCGCCACCTTGACCAAGGTCGCCGACCTGGCCGCCGCGCACGGCTCCGACCGGCTCAGCACCACCGTCGAGCAGAAGATGATCGTGCTGGACGTCGCCGAGGACCAGGTCGACTCGCTGGTCGCCGGGTTGGAGGCGCTGGACTTCCAGGTCACCCCGTCCCCGTTCCGGCGCGGCACGATGGCCTGCACCGGGATCGAGTTCTGCAAGCTGGCCATCGTCGAGACCAAGGGCCGCGGCGCCGCGCTCATCGACGAACTGGAGCGCCGGCTGCCGGAGTTCGACGAGCCGATCACCGTCAACCTCAACGGCTGCCCCAACGCCTGCGCCCGCATCCAGACCGCCGACATCGGCCTCAAGGGCCAGTTGGTGCTGGACGACGAGGGCCGCCAGGTCGAGGGGTACCAGGTGCACCTCGGCGGCGCGCTCGGCCTGCGGGCGGGGTTCGGCCGCAAGGTGCGCGGGCTGAAGGTCACCGCCGCCGAACTCCCCGACTACATCGAGCGGGTGCTCCGCCGCTACCTGGCCGAGCGCACCGCCGGTGAGCGGTTCGCCGACTGGACGGCGCGGGCCTCCGAGGAGGCGCTGTCATGA
- a CDS encoding ABC transporter ATP-binding protein, translated as MATTVTAPSTAHPDSPTAPYAARIDHVSKAFGRPGAQTQVLDDISIDVAPGEFVCLLGASGCGKSTLLNLVAGLDRPSAGTIDTPGGRPALMFQEHALFPWLTAGRNIELALRLRGVARGERQDRARELLELVRLGGAYGKRVHELSGGMRQRVAMARALAQESRLLLMDEPFAALDAITRDVLHEELTRIWSDANRSGAAGGGLSVLFVTHNVREAVRLAQRVVLLSSRPGRIAREWTVGIPHPRRIEDAAVADLSVEITERLRGEIRRHGKH; from the coding sequence ATGGCCACCACGGTCACCGCACCGAGCACCGCGCACCCCGACTCCCCCACCGCGCCGTACGCCGCCCGGATCGACCACGTCTCCAAGGCGTTCGGCCGACCGGGCGCCCAGACCCAGGTGCTCGACGACATCAGCATCGACGTGGCGCCGGGTGAGTTCGTCTGCCTGCTGGGGGCGTCCGGCTGCGGCAAGTCCACCCTGCTCAACCTGGTCGCCGGGCTCGACCGGCCGTCCGCCGGCACCATCGACACCCCCGGCGGCCGGCCCGCCCTGATGTTCCAGGAGCACGCCCTCTTCCCGTGGCTGACCGCAGGCCGCAACATCGAGCTGGCGCTGCGGCTGCGCGGGGTGGCGCGCGGCGAACGCCAGGATCGGGCACGGGAGTTGCTGGAGCTGGTCCGGCTCGGCGGCGCCTACGGCAAGCGGGTCCACGAACTGTCCGGCGGGATGCGCCAGAGGGTGGCGATGGCCCGGGCGCTGGCCCAGGAGAGCCGGCTGCTGCTGATGGACGAGCCGTTCGCGGCGCTCGACGCCATCACCCGGGACGTGCTCCACGAGGAGCTGACCCGGATCTGGTCCGACGCCAACCGGTCCGGGGCGGCTGGCGGCGGGCTGTCGGTCCTCTTCGTCACCCACAACGTCCGCGAGGCGGTCCGCCTCGCCCAGCGCGTGGTCCTGCTCTCCTCCCGGCCGGGGCGGATAGCGCGCGAGTGGACGGTCGGCATACCCCACCCGCGCCGCATCGAGGACGCGGCGGTGGCCGACCTGTCCGTGGAGATCACCGAGCGGCTGCGGGGGGAGATCCGGCGCCATGGCAAGCACTGA
- a CDS encoding GNAT family N-acetyltransferase encodes MTDTAVTTWYLEQTDPADLAPAAAPDPAAGVTVARARIPSPEFSRFLYASVGADVAWTDRLGWTPREWRAYLERPGTETWVAYERGTPAGYVELSPDAADGVVEIAYFGLLPAFRGRRIGGHLLTYGTARAWDLAARWPGRTPTRRVWVHTCSLDGRYAMANYQRRGFRLYDTRTE; translated from the coding sequence ATGACCGACACCGCTGTGACCACCTGGTACCTGGAGCAGACCGACCCCGCCGACCTGGCCCCGGCCGCCGCGCCCGATCCGGCGGCCGGTGTGACCGTGGCGCGGGCACGGATACCGAGCCCGGAGTTCAGCCGCTTCCTGTACGCGTCGGTGGGGGCCGACGTGGCGTGGACCGACCGGCTGGGGTGGACGCCGCGGGAGTGGCGGGCGTACCTGGAGCGGCCGGGCACCGAGACGTGGGTGGCGTACGAGCGCGGCACGCCGGCCGGGTACGTGGAGTTGAGCCCGGACGCGGCGGACGGGGTGGTGGAGATCGCCTACTTCGGGCTGCTGCCCGCCTTCCGGGGCCGGCGCATCGGCGGCCATCTGCTGACGTACGGCACCGCGCGCGCCTGGGACCTGGCCGCGCGGTGGCCGGGGCGGACGCCGACCCGCCGGGTGTGGGTGCACACCTGCAGCCTGGACGGCCGGTACGCGATGGCCAACTACCAGCGGCGCGGATTCCGGCTCTACGACACCCGTACCGAGTGA
- a CDS encoding sulfate adenylyltransferase subunit 1: protein MSTTTEELAATSLLRFATAGSVDDGKSTLVGRLLHDSKSVLADQLEAVEHASRRRGQDAPDLALLTDGLRAEREQGITIDVAYRYFATARRRFILADTPGHVQYTRNMVTGASTAELTVILVDARNGVVEQTRRHAAVAALLRVPHVVLAVNKMDLVDYAEPVFAAIAEEFTGYAASLGIPEVTAIPISALAGDNVVTPSAHMDWYGGPTVLEHLETVPVGSDPSGVPARFPVQYVIRPQTADHPDYRGYAGQIASGVLRVGDRVTVLPSGATSTITGIDLLGRPVELAWAPQSVTVLLADDLDISRGDLLAPAEGAPATTRDIRATVCHLHEHPLRVGMRVLLKHGTRTVKAIVRELPYRIDLGAELAHHTAPEELGVNDIGAVVLRTAEPLPLDAYADSRRTGSFVLIDPADGATLTAGMAGEAFAGAAPAPAGEGWDF, encoded by the coding sequence ATGAGCACCACCACCGAAGAGCTGGCGGCCACCTCGCTGCTGCGGTTCGCCACCGCGGGCTCCGTCGACGACGGCAAGTCCACCCTGGTGGGGCGGCTGCTGCACGACTCCAAGTCGGTCCTCGCCGACCAGTTGGAGGCCGTCGAGCACGCCTCCCGGCGGCGCGGGCAGGACGCCCCCGACCTCGCCCTGCTCACCGACGGCCTGCGCGCCGAACGGGAACAGGGCATCACCATCGACGTCGCCTACCGGTACTTCGCCACCGCCCGGCGCCGCTTCATCCTGGCCGACACCCCGGGCCACGTGCAGTACACCCGCAACATGGTCACCGGGGCCTCCACCGCCGAGCTGACCGTCATCCTGGTCGACGCCCGCAACGGCGTGGTGGAGCAGACCCGCCGGCACGCCGCGGTCGCCGCCCTGCTGCGCGTCCCGCACGTGGTGCTGGCGGTCAACAAGATGGACCTGGTCGACTACGCCGAGCCGGTCTTCGCCGCCATCGCCGAGGAGTTCACCGGGTACGCCGCCTCGCTGGGCATACCCGAGGTCACCGCGATCCCGATCTCCGCCCTGGCCGGTGACAACGTGGTGACCCCGTCCGCGCACATGGACTGGTACGGCGGCCCGACCGTGCTGGAGCACCTGGAGACCGTACCGGTCGGCTCCGACCCGTCCGGCGTCCCGGCGCGCTTCCCCGTCCAGTACGTGATCCGCCCGCAGACCGCCGACCACCCCGACTACCGCGGCTACGCCGGGCAGATCGCCTCCGGTGTGCTGCGCGTCGGCGACCGGGTCACCGTGCTGCCCTCCGGCGCCACCAGCACCATCACCGGCATCGACCTGCTGGGCCGGCCGGTGGAGCTGGCCTGGGCGCCGCAGTCGGTCACCGTGCTCCTCGCCGACGACCTCGACATCTCCCGCGGCGACCTCCTCGCCCCCGCCGAAGGCGCCCCCGCCACCACCCGCGACATCCGGGCCACCGTCTGCCACCTGCACGAACATCCGCTGCGGGTGGGGATGCGGGTGCTGCTCAAGCACGGTACGCGCACCGTCAAGGCGATCGTGAGGGAGCTGCCGTACCGCATCGACCTCGGCGCCGAACTGGCCCACCACACCGCCCCGGAGGAGTTGGGCGTCAACGACATCGGCGCGGTGGTGCTGCGTACCGCGGAGCCACTGCCGCTGGACGCGTACGCCGACTCGCGGCGCACCGGTTCGTTCGTGCTGATCGACCCGGCCGACGGCGCCACGCTGACCGCGGGCATGGCCGGCGAGGCGTTCGCCGGCGCCGCCCCGGCCCCGGCCGGCGAGGGCTGGGACTTCTAG
- the cysD gene encoding sulfate adenylyltransferase subunit CysD yields MTTVTEISEGVENPYALSHLDALESEAVHIFREVAGEFERPVILFSGGKDSIVMLHLALKAFAPAPVPFGLLHVDTGHNFPEVIEFRDRTVARHGLRLHVASVQDYIDDGRLRERPDGTRNPLQTVPLLDAIGEGRYDAVFGGGRRDEEKARAKERVFSLRDEFGAWDPRRQRPELWQLYNGRHAPGEHVRVFPLSNWTELDVWQYIAREGIELPPIYYAHERDVFRRAGMWLTAGAWGGPKDGEPVERRLIRYRTVGDMSCTGAVDSDAATIEQVIAEIAASRLTERGATRADDKLSEAAMEDRKREGYF; encoded by the coding sequence GTGACGACGGTGACCGAGATCAGCGAGGGCGTGGAGAACCCGTACGCGCTGTCGCACCTGGACGCGCTGGAGTCCGAGGCGGTGCACATCTTCCGCGAGGTGGCGGGCGAGTTCGAGCGGCCGGTGATCCTCTTCTCCGGCGGCAAGGACTCCATCGTCATGCTCCACCTGGCGCTCAAGGCGTTCGCCCCGGCGCCGGTGCCCTTCGGGCTGCTGCACGTGGACACCGGGCACAACTTCCCCGAGGTCATCGAGTTCCGCGACCGCACGGTGGCCCGGCACGGCCTGCGGCTGCACGTGGCGAGCGTGCAGGACTACATCGACGACGGGCGGCTGCGCGAGCGCCCCGACGGCACCCGCAACCCGTTGCAGACCGTGCCGCTGCTGGACGCCATCGGCGAGGGCCGCTACGACGCGGTCTTCGGCGGCGGACGGCGCGACGAGGAGAAGGCGCGGGCGAAGGAACGTGTCTTCTCGCTGCGCGACGAGTTCGGCGCCTGGGACCCGCGCCGCCAGCGCCCCGAGCTGTGGCAGCTGTACAACGGCCGGCACGCGCCCGGCGAACACGTCCGGGTCTTCCCGCTGTCGAACTGGACCGAGCTGGACGTGTGGCAGTACATCGCCCGCGAGGGCATCGAACTGCCGCCGATCTACTACGCCCACGAACGTGACGTCTTCCGCCGTGCCGGGATGTGGCTGACGGCCGGCGCGTGGGGCGGGCCGAAGGACGGCGAGCCGGTCGAGCGCCGGCTGATCCGCTACCGCACCGTCGGCGACATGTCCTGCACCGGCGCCGTCGACTCCGACGCGGCCACCATCGAGCAGGTGATCGCCGAGATCGCGGCGAGCCGGCTCACCGAACGCGGCGCCACCCGCGCCGACGACAAGCTCTCCGAGGCCGCGATGGAAGACCGCAAGCGCGAGGGGTATTTCTAG